A portion of the Hoylesella buccalis ATCC 35310 genome contains these proteins:
- the dacB gene encoding D-alanyl-D-alanine carboxypeptidase/D-alanyl-D-alanine-endopeptidase yields MRKVFRTMAVAPTPLMILMSVALLFAACSDKHQKETKEKKTDIAIDDSLRSRLAAFAQSPRVQGKFAFHVYDLTADKPVYGYQETLSQPSASCLKLLCGVAGLHLLGSDYLYITGLYQRGKVSDGVLQGDLTFKGSLDPQLNEQELVRFGQAAKKSGINKVNGKIYVDLVIQEPVKSEEHWYPWDLSFSRYGLFYKGAPRVVKSLKSVMRTQGIAFADSQVVLGTMPAGSKVIYRYGTPIHRIIKRMWKNSSNTQSTALLYTIGHHINTQADPTATGVEYLRKFLREDLGMTDTSLVVHDGCGLCTYNHLSPQALTAILVYGYQDKSIHTMLMQNLAIAGVDGSLAHEMTGPKTRGKIHAKTGTLSHPYGISSLAGYCRGSNGHDLAFAVMSSEMSVLDARVLQRRLCEKLVE; encoded by the coding sequence ATGAGGAAAGTCTTTAGAACGATGGCGGTTGCGCCAACTCCGTTAATGATTTTGATGAGTGTTGCGCTGCTGTTTGCGGCTTGTAGCGATAAGCATCAGAAAGAAACAAAAGAAAAGAAAACTGATATAGCGATTGACGATAGCTTGCGTTCGCGCTTGGCAGCATTCGCACAAAGCCCCAGAGTGCAGGGCAAGTTTGCCTTTCATGTGTACGACCTTACTGCGGATAAGCCCGTATATGGCTACCAAGAAACCTTGTCACAACCTTCAGCCTCGTGCTTGAAGTTGCTTTGTGGCGTGGCGGGGTTACACCTCTTGGGCAGCGATTATCTGTATATTACGGGCTTGTATCAGCGGGGAAAGGTGTCTGATGGCGTCCTTCAGGGCGACCTAACCTTCAAGGGAAGCCTCGATCCACAGCTCAACGAACAAGAGCTTGTGCGATTTGGGCAGGCTGCAAAGAAGAGCGGAATCAATAAGGTGAATGGCAAAATTTATGTAGATCTCGTGATTCAGGAACCTGTTAAAAGCGAAGAGCATTGGTATCCATGGGATTTATCTTTCAGTCGATACGGTTTGTTTTACAAAGGTGCGCCTCGAGTGGTGAAGAGTTTGAAGAGTGTGATGCGCACTCAAGGTATCGCTTTCGCTGACAGTCAGGTGGTATTAGGTACGATGCCTGCCGGTTCAAAGGTTATTTACAGATACGGCACCCCCATCCATCGCATTATTAAGCGCATGTGGAAGAACAGTTCCAACACGCAGTCCACCGCATTACTGTACACCATTGGCCACCATATTAACACACAAGCCGACCCAACAGCTACGGGGGTAGAATATCTTAGAAAGTTTTTAAGAGAAGATCTCGGCATGACTGACACCTCATTGGTTGTACACGATGGGTGTGGTTTGTGTACCTACAATCATCTTTCTCCTCAAGCATTGACGGCGATTCTCGTGTATGGCTATCAGGATAAGAGTATTCATACCATGCTCATGCAAAACCTTGCGATAGCTGGCGTTGATGGTTCGTTGGCACATGAGATGACAGGACCAAAGACAAGAGGCAAGATACACGCCAAGACGGGCACCCTGTCTCATCCTTATGGCATCAGCTCATTAGCGGGTTATTGCCGCGGAAGCAACGGACACGACCTGGCATTTGCCGTAATGAGCAGCGAGATGTCTGTCCTTGATGCCCGCGTGCTGCAACGTAGATTGTGCGAGAAACTGGTAGAGTGA
- a CDS encoding carbohydrate-binding family 9-like protein codes for MEKLTVKKLKQHPYAAAIIPSMMDEEGVDYHVIDQANWAEKYPYTPQVVFRIAYSDRAIFLHYRVKEDSIRAAASQDNGRVWEDSCCEFFSQPADDGTYYNIECNCGGTILVGCGKGREGRTLAPQTVLDQVDRWSSLGRRPFEELKGPYDWQMAFIIPLKTFFMHDIKSLGGKTIRANFYKCGDALKKPHFLSWSPINIEKPDFHRPDFFGEITFE; via the coding sequence ATGGAAAAACTAACAGTAAAAAAACTCAAGCAGCATCCTTATGCCGCAGCTATCATTCCTTCTATGATGGATGAGGAGGGGGTGGATTATCATGTTATTGATCAAGCCAACTGGGCCGAGAAATATCCCTATACGCCACAGGTAGTCTTCCGAATTGCTTATAGTGACCGTGCTATCTTCTTGCATTATCGTGTGAAAGAGGACTCCATTCGCGCGGCGGCTTCTCAGGATAACGGGCGCGTGTGGGAAGACTCTTGTTGTGAGTTTTTCTCACAACCTGCCGATGATGGCACCTATTATAATATAGAATGCAATTGTGGAGGAACCATCTTGGTGGGATGTGGCAAAGGAAGAGAAGGCAGAACGTTAGCCCCTCAGACGGTATTGGATCAGGTTGACCGTTGGTCATCGCTTGGTCGTAGACCTTTTGAAGAACTCAAAGGGCCTTATGATTGGCAGATGGCTTTCATCATTCCGCTCAAGACTTTCTTCATGCATGACATCAAATCCTTGGGTGGGAAAACCATCCGCGCCAACTTCTACAAATGTGGCGACGCGCTGAAGAAGCCACATTTCCTGTCTTGGAGCCCCATCAACATCGAGAAACCCGATTTCCATCGTCCCGATTTCTTCGGTGAAATCACATTTGAGTAG